TCTAGTCCGGTTATGACACCTCCTTGACATGGAGGAGGCCGGCGGTTCAAATCCGCCCCAACCCACTTTTCGGCGGCACACTGTTACGACGAGCCACGAGCGTAGCGAGCGGCTCGAGGAACCGTGCCGCCGTAACTGCGTTCACGGCGGATTTCAAGCAGGGAGTAGAGCGAGCACCGCGAGCGGAACGACCGTGGTTCATAATCCGGCCCAACCCACTTCTGACCCTCTCACGAATCGTCAGCCGGTAGCTTCCTTCACTCGATCGGTTAGTGTGAAAGAGCCGGGCGGACGACACTCACCGACCGCACGGCCGAAGCGGCGGCGGAGACCGGGATGACCTGGTACGAGCAGGACGTGAGCGCACAGGACTACAACGGGAGGGTTCGCACCGTGTGGCCCCAACCGTGGGCGCGAGCGGCTAATGTCGGGCACAAGACCGATGTGACGGCAGTGGTGCACGTGCCTACGGGGGCGATGGTGTCTCTGCCGCCGGGGCTGTCGCTAGAGGAATTCCTCGAAGAGATGTGAAACACCGTCCAACAAAAATGCTGGTCAGAAACGTGCTATTTGTTCATTGGTGCTCGTTCTCTAGGTGTTCGTAATGGCGGATTGTCAGCGCTAAGGCCTGACCGAGGGCCTTCTGAAATTCTTTCTCAAGCGGGTCTACATCGCTCCATGTGTTGTGACCCGGCTTATGGCGCTGTTCATTAAGTCGAGACAATACATCGAAAATTGTATCGCCTAACAGGCCATACGAATTAGCTTGATTCAACCGCGATCCATACTTTTCGTTGACCTCTTTATTCAGCGAATTGGCCTTGATGTGAGATTCAACAGCTGCAGATGTCCAGTCGTCCCAAAATGAATTCAGTCTCATTGCAGCCACGCGTTTGTCCCCGTTTTTGGCCTCGTCCTCTACTTGGGCGATCTCTTCACCCAAGGTTTGAATTTCCGCTTTGGTCAGATCCTTATTGGAAACAGAGCCAAATTTCGTCCCCAACTCTGACATCTTATGATCGGACTTGCCAGTCCATGTTGGGTTGGAGTTTGTTTTTGAGCTGTGTTGGACTGCATCCGCGTGGGTGTCGGAGTTGTGGTTAGCCATGAACCAGCGAAGTAGCTGTCAAAATATAAGACTCATGTGAAGATTCGAACAAATCTGAATTTTACAGAGATACAAGCCTGTCAAATTCGCGTCCTCTAACTCGTGTTCTTGGCAGCATTTCACGCCTCTGCTGTCAAACAGTTTAACACAGAGTTATGGCTTGGAAACAGGAGATACGTTGTGCACATTAGCGTACGGGACCATAGCATCCACACCCCGTGGGTCCATCCGTAGGGTGGGAGATGCTGTGCAGGCCTCAATCGGTGCATGATGTCTCTGCCGCAGGGACTTTCGTTAGAGTTGTTCCATATTGTATGTATATCTAATATCTATTAGGGCCCTTGCTCGGATTGAGTAGATTCTTGCTCAGATTGGGACTTGAGATAATACAACCTACCAAGAGCGTCCACTCCAATCTCTAAGATCTTATTTGCTTCATCTCTTGGCACATTCTTTTCATGGATAGCTTTGTTAGCTAATCCACGGACGTCGTCAACGGCAGCTACTGTGTTGTTATCAATATATTGTGCATTGTTGGCCTTCTTTGTTAGCTGACCGAGCGACATAGGTCTGTTTAGATTCAAATTCGAATGGCCAATTACGTCTCTGAGAACGTCTTCTAATTCCGTTCTAAGAAGTGCGAGAGCAGCAATGTGTGACTCGGAATGTACAGCATATATCTTTTCAACGATACCTTCCGGGACGTGCTCACCAATTTCAACGTCATCGGGGACAGGAATACCTTCCTCAACGCTCTCTTCAGTTTCAACAATTTCCCTCCCCAGTTCTGCTTCCCAATCTCCGTAGGAAATTCGCTGAATGAATGGAATATATGGTAGAATCACAACCATCCCGAGAAGAGCAACCAGCTGCCAGCTTAGTGCAAGCGTATCCGGGAACACAAGCTCACGCATGATTATTCCGAAGATGAACAGTACCTGGGCTAGTGGTATGTATTTTTGATATACTTCGCTATTCATAATTAGAATTTGCTCTTAATGAGAAGACAAATTGGACTGTTTTAGTTTTAACTAACTCCTCAAGCACCAAACGCACGGATCACGACCAAATGCTATAGAGTTCAGATCGTTCGTTAACAGCCCATCTGATTGTCTTCAGTCCAGTATCGAGTTCCTGAGCCGCCGCCTGCTGACTCATTTCACCCGCGGCGGTCTGCTCCAGCACGGTAACGACGCGGTGGTAGTCGCCACCCTCGACGAGCCGACCGTCGCCCTTCGTGAAGCCGAGCGGTGCCGGCCCGTGCCGGTACTCCTCGGAGTCCTGGCGCGCGGCGATCCCTTCGCGGATGTTCTGCCGCTTGATCCGCGCCTCCAACTCGCCGAACACGCCGAGCATCTGAAACAGCGCGCGCTGATAGGGATCTTCCTCGTCGGGCTTCATCACGAGCGACTCGGAGACGATATGCAGCTCGACGCCGGCCTCGCGGAGTCGGTCGGCCGTGCGTTCGAGGTCGGAGATCGAGCGGGCGACTCGCGACACCTCGTGGGCGACGACGGCATCGATCTCGCCGGCCTCGGCGTCGGTCATGAGTCGCTGGTAGGCGTCGCGGGCGGTGTTGGTCCCGCTTGACTTGTCGCGGTACACCTCGATGTCGGCCAACGACGCCCCGAGGGAGTCCTCGGCGTACTGCTGGGTCGAGGTGAGTTGGCGATCGAGGTTCTGCTTCGCGGTGGAAACACGGGTGTAACAGGCGACGGTCATGCCCACCGCTACGCTGTCTTAATGTCTAGTCTTTACGCCCAGTCTGGGCAGGTACTGTAGTACTCAGCCCTACGGGCGCGAGGAATTAGCACAGTCGGAAGTGTCTGATAGGGGTCGTGCAAATTAAACTCAGGCCCGATGGATCCCCATGTTTTAAATGTCTAATTATCAGAGTTGGGCGAGATGTCTGCTAACAATCGAGGCGGGTCGCTCCGTCAAATCGTCGCAACGTTCTGTGTTGTGATGCTACTATTGCTCGCCGGTTGTGTAGGGTCGTCAGGATCCGGAACTGTGGTCGAGTCAACTGAAGAGAATGACACAGAGGTACTGGATACCGACTCAGATGTAACTTCAATATCAGAGTCAACTCCTGAGTCACGAACAAGCGATCATACACCAACTGCCAAACCAAGCGATAGTACTGATTTCGGTGAAATATATGTAAATTCTAATGGCGTGTTGGAAGAGAGGCCGCAGAACGAGGGCTATTTCCGGCTTTCACAGTACCACCGCGCTGAGGATGGCGTGACTGGGACCACGAAAACAACCTACTTTGGTCCTGAGCGTGAATCTACCTCGAAAATCACAGTTACGGACTCGAAATACCGCATGATTCAGCAGAGTACTACCAACTACACTCATCAAGATCCACGTACAACCGAGATTGTACTTTTCTCGGTGTTTAGTGACGGAGAGTACGTTGGCAAACAAACAGACCCCAACGGCGAGACGATCTACCGAGAGAATCGGTTCAACAGACATACTGCCTCTTTCATTGGATACACCGACGGTGTCATCTCGGATATTGAGTGGACACTTCAACAGCACACAAATGTTGACGGCATCGATGCGGCCGAGTTTACTGCAACAGCAGCTCCGGGTATTGATGGTGCCGCAACTACCACAGGAAGCTTATATATTGATGACACGTTCAGAGTTCTTGGCTACGATGTCCTCGTCGAAAACGAAGATGGCGAGCGACTGCTTGAGGCAAGTTTTGAATTTGTGACTCGCGATCCCGACCCGCTCACAACCCCTGACTGGTACGAAAACAAACCCGAGTGACTGTTCGTACTCGGTAGACTACCACCTCGGAGGTTTGTGCTTGCGTGATGTAATTTTCGAATGTTGAGCGAAAGTAGATCCACTTTCACTCCGCCCTTGGCTCGCGTTCATACCCCTCCCGCCCACTCGTTCATTCGATGTCGAAGACAAGCGACGGGGCGTTCACACACGTCCGCGGGGAACTGGCTTGGACGATCGCGATGAACCGGAAGCCGAGCGAGGCGGTCGCGATGGTCGAGCACCTGCACGCTGCCGACGAGGGCCGCTTCGAGCTGCTCGGGCTCACCGACGACTGCGAGATCGCGCTGTTCTGGGATCACGTGTTCAGGCGGGTCGTCGAGGCCGAGTTCGACGCCGACGGCGTCGACAACCTACGAGACCCCGAGAGCGACGAGTTCGATCGGTACGAAGGACGGCGCGACTACCTCCGGCAGGCGGATTTTGAATCGTGGGATCTGGTCCATCCGCGGCATCAGTGGTTACTGCGGCACGCCAAGCGGGATGGGGTCCGCTGATAACTAAGGGCGGGGAAACTGACATCGAAACGTCCCACTAACACTACAAGGACCCGTACTTGCCGGCTGCGAAACAGCGGGCGCGTGATAAGGTCGAGCGGTTGTGAGCAGTCCCTCGTACGGTAAGTCCTCGGGATTA
This genomic stretch from Halobaculum roseum harbors:
- a CDS encoding recombinase family protein; translated protein: MTVACYTRVSTAKQNLDRQLTSTQQYAEDSLGASLADIEVYRDKSSGTNTARDAYQRLMTDAEAGEIDAVVAHEVSRVARSISDLERTADRLREAGVELHIVSESLVMKPDEEDPYQRALFQMLGVFGELEARIKRQNIREGIAARQDSEEYRHGPAPLGFTKGDGRLVEGGDYHRVVTVLEQTAAGEMSQQAAAQELDTGLKTIRWAVNERSELYSIWS
- a CDS encoding DUF4145 domain-containing protein; translation: MNSEVYQKYIPLAQVLFIFGIIMRELVFPDTLALSWQLVALLGMVVILPYIPFIQRISYGDWEAELGREIVETEESVEEGIPVPDDVEIGEHVPEGIVEKIYAVHSESHIAALALLRTELEDVLRDVIGHSNLNLNRPMSLGQLTKKANNAQYIDNNTVAAVDDVRGLANKAIHEKNVPRDEANKILEIGVDALGRLYYLKSQSEQESTQSEQGP